TAGAGATTCACCGCCGGCTGCATCGCACCGTTAGCAAGACCTGCCACCAAGAGGGCACCCAGGAGAATGAAGAACGAGTGACCCACCGCGGCGATCACCAACAGTGCCAGTGTCGCGGCGGAACCGGCTACCTTCATAATCCGGGCGGCACCGACCAAAGCGACGCGCGGCGCAATAACCAGTGATGCCGGTACGGCAAAGGCGAAGAAGCCAGCCACCAGCAGACCGAGTTCACTGGAACTTAAGCCGAGGTGTCTTCGAATGATGACGTCCAAAGCTCCCGTCAGGAAGACCGGCAGCGTCGTAATGGTGGTCGCCGCGATCGAGAGCACCAGCACCATCACGCTACCCTGATTAACCTCCCCATCACTATGATCGGACCGCAACGAGCACCTTCCTCGGAATAAAACTTAAGAATTCCTTAAGCTTAGCGTAACCATAACTATACATACCAACGTAAACATCGCGCGTAGCTGCATACTTTTGCTCTGGTCCACCACATATCTTTAAAGTTTTGTGTGAAATCTCAAAGAAGCTGTCACGTTGATGGCACATTTCATGCACGAATAGCGTAACATTACAACGATCCCTGCGCGAAGGTGTGCATGGGAACGGAATACATGGGAGGAATTGGGGAACCAATGAAGAAGACAGCAAGACGTAAGAGCGTCGCAATTATCGGGACCACAGCAGCAGCGGCGATGTTGCTGGCGGCATGTGGATCGAGTTCATCCTCGACCTCGACTTCAAGTTCGAAGCCGTCTAGTACCGCGGCGACAAAAGTCAAGGGTGGTGTTGCCTACTTCGCCGAGGGCCCTGGGGCGAACCCAAACTACATCTTTCCGTTGACTCCGAGTAGCGATTTTTCCGTTGACAACCTTTCTCAGTTCCAGATTTTGATGTACCGCCCTCTCTACT
This is a stretch of genomic DNA from Ferrimicrobium sp.. It encodes these proteins:
- a CDS encoding ABC transporter substrate-binding protein — translated: MKKTARRKSVAIIGTTAAAAMLLAACGSSSSSTSTSSSKPSSTAATKVKGGVAYFAEGPGANPNYIFPLTPSSDFSVDNLSQFQILMYRPLYFFGVGNKAELNPSLSLANPPVYSNNDKTVTITLKKY